A region of Nostoc sp. C052 DNA encodes the following proteins:
- a CDS encoding DUF4942 domain-containing protein yields the protein MLETELFPTLDPVIRQMLNPFIERNGSGKECFTHQGSAFLDPSAGLGNILDYLCNKLEVERSKLFAIEINSDLRYTLQGKGYRVIGIDFLEYDEPLLFDLILMNPPFSQGVSHVLKAWEILSDGGNLVTLLNANTLLNPYTKERKQLLHLLASCNGEVYDPKANLGEFLAKIESHGCLEWLGQCFLESECPTDVVVVLVRLNKPVKEQSINFEGINFDLDEEIASGKFAPNTLAHNDMVVNLVARYNAARRILIECHDMQDRLEFFLNGISRPVYDSREILNENFLLNSCSLNEKLMVLKSRFWNTVFNKTELGSKTTTDFQLKFNEFSLTQSSLSFTEANIKEILFMFMINMNEIMNDSLVKVFDEATSHHKDNKVSEGWITNKSWKLNKRIIMPNGVYFDNFRFRLLYYQEPFLNDLDKIMCWLCHAKFNEIHTLAMTISDFCNLAYETGEYKKPFQSTFFTIRIYKKGTVHLDFKDLKLLEDFNRKAAEGKKWLGSENPSD from the coding sequence ATGTTAGAAACTGAGCTTTTTCCGACCCTAGATCCGGTAATTAGGCAAATGCTAAATCCGTTTATAGAACGGAATGGATCGGGAAAAGAATGCTTTACTCATCAAGGTTCTGCTTTTCTAGACCCATCTGCTGGACTTGGAAATATTCTTGACTATCTTTGCAACAAGCTTGAGGTAGAAAGGTCAAAGCTTTTCGCTATAGAAATAAACTCGGATCTGCGTTATACATTACAGGGAAAAGGTTATAGAGTAATTGGCATTGATTTTTTAGAATATGACGAGCCTTTGCTTTTTGACTTAATTTTAATGAATCCACCATTTAGCCAAGGTGTTTCTCATGTTTTAAAAGCCTGGGAAATTCTCAGTGATGGGGGAAATTTAGTAACATTGCTAAATGCGAATACACTGTTAAATCCATACACCAAAGAACGAAAGCAATTATTGCATTTACTGGCATCTTGCAATGGTGAAGTTTACGATCCAAAAGCTAATTTAGGTGAGTTTCTTGCCAAAATAGAGTCGCATGGATGCCTCGAATGGCTAGGACAATGTTTTCTCGAATCCGAGTGTCCTACCGATGTTGTAGTAGTGCTTGTGAGGCTAAACAAGCCAGTAAAAGAGCAATCCATTAATTTTGAAGGAATTAATTTTGACTTAGATGAAGAGATTGCCTCTGGAAAATTTGCTCCCAATACTTTGGCACATAATGACATGGTTGTTAATTTGGTAGCTCGGTATAATGCTGCCAGAAGAATTCTAATCGAGTGTCATGACATGCAAGATAGATTGGAATTTTTTCTCAATGGTATTAGTCGTCCTGTTTACGATTCTAGAGAAATTTTGAACGAGAACTTTTTGTTAAATAGCTGTTCGCTTAACGAAAAACTAATGGTTTTAAAATCTCGGTTTTGGAATACAGTTTTCAACAAGACAGAATTGGGTAGCAAGACTACTACTGATTTTCAATTGAAATTCAATGAGTTTTCTTTAACTCAAAGTTCTCTGAGCTTTACTGAAGCAAATATCAAAGAGATTTTATTCATGTTTATGATTAACATGAATGAGATCATGAATGATAGTCTTGTCAAGGTTTTTGACGAGGCAACGTCGCATCACAAAGATAACAAAGTGAGCGAAGGTTGGATAACCAATAAAAGTTGGAAGTTAAACAAACGGATAATTATGCCTAATGGAGTTTATTTTGACAACTTTAGATTCAGGCTTCTTTATTATCAAGAACCTTTTTTAAACGACTTGGACAAGATTATGTGTTGGCTTTGCCACGCTAAGTTTAACGAGATCCACACATTAGCAATGACAATTAGTGATTTCTGCAATTTAGCTTATGAGACAGGAGAGTATAAAAAACCATTTCAAAGTACCTTTTTTACAATTAGAATTTATAAAAAAGGTACAGTACATTTAGATTTCAAGGATCTCAAGTTACTTGAAGATTTTAATCGGAAAGCCGCAGAGGGCAAGAAATGGCTTGGTTCTGAAAATCCAAGCGATTAA
- a CDS encoding D-Ala-D-Ala carboxypeptidase family metallohydrolase yields MKLAEITAPLEIDDLPKELITEIQECLKVGGYLQYVDGIVGSQTKLAFGKFKEDVWLEHPAVLGTTTAKALLELREKRECAAEAIAKQEDLKLLASDVLGSKTGKSMLLPTGRTVYENELILPGIPLTWGEATKGCTRIPTQVEEVINAVNLAEAFGEVRDSFGSPLAITSGFRPNRPHDINKACGGRPQSQHIYFKALDISPLNGNFSKLWLILKSSKFTGLGDGVSTGKGFYHVDIRSSGRVIFGY; encoded by the coding sequence ATGAAATTAGCTGAAATTACTGCACCTTTAGAAATTGATGACTTACCTAAAGAATTGATAACAGAGATTCAAGAGTGCCTAAAAGTAGGAGGATATCTGCAATATGTTGATGGAATTGTTGGTTCTCAAACAAAATTAGCTTTTGGTAAATTCAAAGAGGATGTATGGTTAGAGCATCCAGCAGTATTAGGTACAACCACTGCCAAGGCTTTGCTGGAATTGCGGGAAAAACGTGAATGTGCAGCAGAGGCGATCGCCAAACAGGAAGATTTAAAATTACTAGCGAGTGATGTTTTAGGCTCAAAAACTGGAAAATCGATGCTCCTACCTACAGGGAGAACTGTTTATGAAAACGAGTTGATTTTACCGGGTATCCCTTTGACGTGGGGAGAAGCAACCAAAGGATGCACTCGGATTCCCACACAAGTAGAAGAGGTGATCAATGCGGTTAACTTGGCTGAAGCCTTTGGAGAGGTGCGCGATAGTTTTGGTTCGCCACTGGCAATTACCAGCGGGTTTCGTCCGAACCGTCCGCATGATATCAATAAAGCTTGTGGAGGAAGACCACAATCACAGCATATTTATTTTAAAGCTTTAGATATATCACCTTTGAATGGGAATTTCTCAAAATTATGGCTGATATTGAAAAGCAGCAAATTTACAGGATTAGGGGATGGCGTCAGCACCGGGAAAGGTTTTTATCATGTTGATATTAGAAGTTCAGGACGGGTAATTTTTGGTTATTAG